A single window of Haemorhous mexicanus isolate bHaeMex1 chromosome 28, bHaeMex1.pri, whole genome shotgun sequence DNA harbors:
- the KAT7 gene encoding histone acetyltransferase KAT7, with amino-acid sequence MQRRKRNAGSSSDGTEDSDFSTDPEHTDSSESDGTSRRSARVTRSSARLSQSSQDSSPVRNPPPFGPDEPVYSTRRVTRSQQQPAPVTPKKYPLRQTRSSGSETEQAVDFSDRDTKNAADHDESPPRTPTGNAPSSESDIDISSPNVSHDESLAKDMSMKDSGSDLSHRPKRRRFHESYNFNMKCPTPGCNSLGHLTGKHERHFSISGCPLYHNLSADECKVRAQSRDKQIEERMLAHRQDDNNRHATRHQAPTERQLRYKEKVAELRKKRNSGLSKEQKEKYMEHRQTYGNTREPLLENLTSEYDLELFRRAQARASEDLEKLRLQGQITEGSNMIKTIAFGRYELDTWYHSPYPEEYARLGRLYMCEFCLKYMKSQTILRRHMAKCVWKHPPGDEIYRKGSISVFEVDGKKNKIYCQNLCLLAKLFLDHKTLYYDVEPFLFYVMTEADNTGCHLIGYFSKEKNSFLNYNVSCILTMPQYMRQGYGKMLIDFSYLLSKVEEKVGSPERPLSDLGLISYRSYWKEVLLRYLHNFQGKEISIKEISQETAVNPVDIVSTLQALQMLKYWKGKHLVLKRQDLIDEWIAKEAKRSNSNKTMDPSCLKWTPPKGT; translated from the exons AGGAACGCGGGCAGCAGCTCGGATGGAACGGAGGACTCGGATTTCTCCACGGACCCCGAGCACACGGACAGCTCCGAGAGCGACGGCACCTCCCGGCGCTCGGCCCGCGTCACCCGCTCCTCGGCCCGCCTcagccagagctcccagg ACTCCAGCCCGGTGCGGAACCCGCCGCCCTTCGGGCCGGACGAGCCGGTGTACTCCACGCGGAGGGTGACAcgcagccagcagcagccagctcctgtcACCCCCAAGAAGTACCCGCTGCGCCAGACCCGCTCCTCCGGCTCCGAGACCGAGCAGGCCGTGGACTTCTCCGACAGAG acACCAAAAACGCTGCCGACCACGACGAGTCCCCGCCCCGCACGCCCACGGGCAACGCGCCCTCCTCGGAGTCCGACATCGACATCTCCAGCCCCAACGTGTCCCACGACGAGAGCCTGGCCAAGGACATGTCCATGAAGGACTCGGGCAGCGACCTCTCGCACCGGCCCAAGCGCCGCCGCTTCCACGAGAGCTACAACTTCAACATGAAGTGCCCCACGCCCGGCTGCAACTCCCTGG GACACCTGACTGGGAAGCACGAGCGCCACTTCTCCATCTCGGGGTGCCCTCTCTACCACAACCTCTCAGCAGATGAGTGCAAG GTGCGAGCACAGAGCCGGGACAAGCAGATTGAGGAGAGGATGTTGGCCCACAGGCAGGATGACAACAACAGGCACGCCACCAGGCACCAG GCCCCCACGGAGAGGCAGCTGCGGTACAAAGAGAAGGTGGCTGAGCTCAGGAAGAAGAGGAACTCTGGGCTCAGCaaggagcagaaggagaaatACATG gagcacaggcagaCCTATGGCAACACCAGGGAGCCTCTCCTGGAGAACCTGACCAGCGAGTACGACCTGGAGCTGTTCCGCAGGGCCCAGGCCCGCGCCTCCGAGGACCTG gagaagctgaggctgcaggggcagATCACCGAGGGCAGCAACATGATCAAGACCATCGCGTTCGGGCGCTACGAGCTGGACACGTGGTACCACTCGCCCTACCCCGAGGAGTACGCGCGCCTCGGGCGCCTCTACATGTGCGAGTTCTGCCTCAAGTACATGAAGAGCCAGACCATCCTGCGCAGGCACATG gccaAGTGTGTCTGGAAGCACCCCCCGGGGGACGAGATCTACCGCAAGGGCTCCATCTCTGTCTTCGAGGTGGATGGCAAGAAGAACAAG ATCTACTGTCAGAACCTGTGTCTGCTGGCAAAGCTTTTCCTGGACCACAAAACCCTTTATTATGATGTGGAACCCTTCCTCTTCTACGTCATGACAGAGGCTGACAACACTGGCTGCCACCTGATCGGGTATTTCTCCAAG GAGAAGAATTCCTTCCTCAACTACAACGTGTCCTGCATCCTGACCATGCCCCAGTACATGAGACAAGGCTATGGCAAAATGCTCATTGACTTCA gCTATTTGCTGTCTAAAGTAGAGGAAAAAGTTGGCTCCCCCGAGCGTCCCCTGTCTGACCTGGGCCTGATCAGCTACAGGAGCTACTGGAAGGAAGTTCTGCTGCGGTACCTGCACAACTTCCAGGGCAAGGAGATCTCCATCAAAG AGATCAGCCAGGAGACCGCTGTGAACCCCGTGGACATCGTCAGCACCCTGCAGGCCCTGCAGATGCTCAAGTACTGGAAGGGCAAACACCTGGTCCTCAAGAGACAG gaccTGATCGATGAGTGGATCGCCAAGGAGGCCAAGAGGTCCAACAGCAACAAGACCATGGATCCCAGCTGCCTCAAGTGGACCCCTCCCAAGGGCACCTAG